From Cucumis melo cultivar AY chromosome 1, USDA_Cmelo_AY_1.0, whole genome shotgun sequence, a single genomic window includes:
- the LOC103492570 gene encoding uncharacterized protein LOC103492570 isoform X2 produces the protein MEFYQTDSQALLVQIRRHEALLKSKRRWLLGLPTSESRQKYPDHSDFLNKRNLPESLLREDDVFYETVKTRVEGAFGALGAETRHLGICADQILDTCKVGKLVLSCLNDLSTRGLYLLAVVLTENSVQLEKTRWKLKRAIREFLPKVLRRKSQDCHQLEIVKQLSQLLNDSKNFRRRRSTTIHDAVSDVLYGLGDLPTQVLFAMHRKLVGAQFMPQMKRHRHGWGRDRLINLLTKISKKMLSLVGEGDELQESLAKAMAVADLSLKLVPGRHNSSIIEFYPFSPQMKSLHNEIVKAIWCISKRVNFWKLQQVKSLLDPGAKVSHRSLRPRIRRMLIDYLFECSDMDTVPKSLLKALALINADSQIATHSVFSQDEIEEEVECIFSLSAQMKQVVWDLLPNYDFEHDFADAYMEELEESDNDLDEDSCDGLPREDNESRSVYVEGTGESMPANLDHSSVGNTLSPSYNADVESFQYSTLMHFKREGSLDSSFSCQPSFMESKGQHDAHNLSTNQQVGNKDTPNILLGNSTTGDTAKTPCSSSFNMSCSMHQMEHSEPSTFKNQYLVVQEACDETSMIAYNFIGRLLEEFAKSEGIELDWCANLYLSSNCSIEEDLPVEQTHIWAKGSDSVIIQVCQELIPSLSKSGTKRLQQLLGL, from the exons ATGGAGTTTTATCAGACCGATTCTCAAGCGCTTCTGGTACAAATTCGGCGTCATGAGGCCCTTTTGAAATCTAAAAGAAG ATGGCTGCTGGGGCTTCCTACTTCTGAGTCTAGACAAAAGTATCCTGATCATTCAGACTTTTTAAATAAACG AAACCTGCCTGAATCGTTGCTGAGAGAAGATGAT GTTTTTTATGAGACTGTCAAAACAAGAGTTGAAGGAGCGTTTGGAGCGTTAGGTGCTGAAACAAGGCATCTTGGTATTTGTGCTGATCAAATATTAGATACTTGCAAAGTTGGAAAACTCGTCTTGTCGTGTCTCAATGATCTGAGCACCAGGGGACTTTACCTTCTTGCTGTAGTACTTACAGAAAACTCTGTCCAATTGGAAAAGACTCGCTGGAAGCTGAAAAGGGCCATCAGGGAATTTCTTCCAAAAGTTCTGAGAAGGAAAAGTCAAGATTGCCATCAATTGGAAATTGTTAAACAATTGTCTCAACTTCTCAACGACTCAAAAAATTTCCGAAGAAGACGCTCAACAACTATCCATGATGCTGTATCAGATGTACTGTATGGTTTAGGAGACCTGCCCACCCAAGTTCTCTTTGCTATGCATCGAAAGCTTGTAGGTGCTCAGTTTATGCCTCAGATGAAACGTCATAGGCATGGGTGGGGTCGTGATCGTCTGATTAATCTTCTTACAAAGATTAGTAAGAAGATGCTTTCATTGGTTGGTGAAGGAGATGAATTGCAAGAATCACTTGCAAAAGCCATGGCGGTGGCTGATTTATCACTCAAACTAGTACCAGGTCGCCATAATTCGTCCATAATCGAGTTTTATCCCTTCTCACCCCAAATGAAAAGCTTGCACAATGAAATCGTAAAAGCCATATGGTGTATTAGCAAGAGGGTTAACTTTTGGAAGCTCCAACAGGTGAAGTCTTTGTTGGATCCTGGTGCTAAAGTGTCCCATAGGAGTCTAAGACCTCGTATTAGGAGGATGTTAATAGactatctttttgaatgtagtGATATGGACACCGTGCCAAAGTCTCTTTTGAAAGCTTTAGCTTTGATAAATGCAGATTCTCAAATTGCGACACATTCAGTTTTCTCACAAGATGAAATTGAAGAGGAAGTTGAATGTATATTTAGCCTGAGTGCTCAGATGAAACAAGTAGTTTGGGATTTACTACCTAACTATGACTTTGAACATGACTTTGCTGATGCCTATATGGAAGAGTTAGAAGAAAGTGATAATGATCTTGATGAGGATAGCTGTGATGGCCTGCCTCGAGAAGACAATGAATCCCGCTCTGTTTATGTTGAAGGTACGGGGGAATCAATGCCAGCCAATTTGGATCATTCTTCAGTGGGGAATACATTGTCCCCAAGTTATAATGCGGATGTGGAGTCTTTCCAATATTCTACCCTGATGCATTTCAAGAGGGAGGGTTCTTTAGATTCTTCTTTTAGTTGCCAACCTTCATTCATGGAATCCAAAGGTCAACATGATGCGCATAACCTGTCTACTAACCAACAAGTGGGGAACAAAGACACACCAAATATTTTGTTGGGTAACAGCACTACTGGTGATACTGCAAAAACACCCTGTTCAAGTTCTTTCAACATGTCATGTTCAATGCATCAGATGGAGCACAGTGAACCAAGCACGTTTAAGAATCAGTACCTTGTGGTTCAAGAAGCCTGTGATGAAACTAGCATGATTGCTTATAATTTCATTGGCCGCTTGCTAGAAGAGTTTGCAAAGAGTGAAGGCATAGAGTTAGATTGGTGTGCTAATTTATATCTAAGTAGCAACTGTTCAATTGAAGAAGACCTTCCTG TTGAACAGACTCATATTTGGGCGAAGGgaagtgattcagtaattatTCAAGTTTGTCAGGAGTTAATACCTTCTCTTTCTAAAAG TGGAACAAAGAGACTTCAACAGTTGCTGGGGTTGTGA
- the LOC103492570 gene encoding uncharacterized protein LOC103492570 isoform X1, translating to MEFYQTDSQALLVQIRRHEALLKSKRRWLLGLPTSESRQKYPDHSDFLNKRNLPESLLREDDVFYETVKTRVEGAFGALGAETRHLGICADQILDTCKVGKLVLSCLNDLSTRGLYLLAVVLTENSVQLEKTRWKLKRAIREFLPKVLRRKSQDCHQLEIVKQLSQLLNDSKNFRRRRSTTIHDAVSDVLYGLGDLPTQVLFAMHRKLVGAQFMPQMKRHRHGWGRDRLINLLTKISKKMLSLVGEGDELQESLAKAMAVADLSLKLVPGRHNSSIIEFYPFSPQMKSLHNEIVKAIWCISKRVNFWKLQQVKSLLDPGAKVSHRSLRPRIRRMLIDYLFECSDMDTVPKSLLKALALINADSQIATHSVFSQDEIEEEVECIFSLSAQMKQVVWDLLPNYDFEHDFADAYMEELEESDNDLDEDSCDGLPREDNESRSVYVEGTGESMPANLDHSSVGNTLSPSYNADVESFQYSTLMHFKREGSLDSSFSCQPSFMESKGQHDAHNLSTNQQVGNKDTPNILLGNSTTGDTAKTPCSSSFNMSCSMHQMEHSEPSTFKNQYLVVQEACDETSMIAYNFIGRLLEEFAKSEGIELDWCANLYLSSNCSIEEDLPEVEQTHIWAKGSDSVIIQVCQELIPSLSKSGTKRLQQLLGL from the exons ATGGAGTTTTATCAGACCGATTCTCAAGCGCTTCTGGTACAAATTCGGCGTCATGAGGCCCTTTTGAAATCTAAAAGAAG ATGGCTGCTGGGGCTTCCTACTTCTGAGTCTAGACAAAAGTATCCTGATCATTCAGACTTTTTAAATAAACG AAACCTGCCTGAATCGTTGCTGAGAGAAGATGAT GTTTTTTATGAGACTGTCAAAACAAGAGTTGAAGGAGCGTTTGGAGCGTTAGGTGCTGAAACAAGGCATCTTGGTATTTGTGCTGATCAAATATTAGATACTTGCAAAGTTGGAAAACTCGTCTTGTCGTGTCTCAATGATCTGAGCACCAGGGGACTTTACCTTCTTGCTGTAGTACTTACAGAAAACTCTGTCCAATTGGAAAAGACTCGCTGGAAGCTGAAAAGGGCCATCAGGGAATTTCTTCCAAAAGTTCTGAGAAGGAAAAGTCAAGATTGCCATCAATTGGAAATTGTTAAACAATTGTCTCAACTTCTCAACGACTCAAAAAATTTCCGAAGAAGACGCTCAACAACTATCCATGATGCTGTATCAGATGTACTGTATGGTTTAGGAGACCTGCCCACCCAAGTTCTCTTTGCTATGCATCGAAAGCTTGTAGGTGCTCAGTTTATGCCTCAGATGAAACGTCATAGGCATGGGTGGGGTCGTGATCGTCTGATTAATCTTCTTACAAAGATTAGTAAGAAGATGCTTTCATTGGTTGGTGAAGGAGATGAATTGCAAGAATCACTTGCAAAAGCCATGGCGGTGGCTGATTTATCACTCAAACTAGTACCAGGTCGCCATAATTCGTCCATAATCGAGTTTTATCCCTTCTCACCCCAAATGAAAAGCTTGCACAATGAAATCGTAAAAGCCATATGGTGTATTAGCAAGAGGGTTAACTTTTGGAAGCTCCAACAGGTGAAGTCTTTGTTGGATCCTGGTGCTAAAGTGTCCCATAGGAGTCTAAGACCTCGTATTAGGAGGATGTTAATAGactatctttttgaatgtagtGATATGGACACCGTGCCAAAGTCTCTTTTGAAAGCTTTAGCTTTGATAAATGCAGATTCTCAAATTGCGACACATTCAGTTTTCTCACAAGATGAAATTGAAGAGGAAGTTGAATGTATATTTAGCCTGAGTGCTCAGATGAAACAAGTAGTTTGGGATTTACTACCTAACTATGACTTTGAACATGACTTTGCTGATGCCTATATGGAAGAGTTAGAAGAAAGTGATAATGATCTTGATGAGGATAGCTGTGATGGCCTGCCTCGAGAAGACAATGAATCCCGCTCTGTTTATGTTGAAGGTACGGGGGAATCAATGCCAGCCAATTTGGATCATTCTTCAGTGGGGAATACATTGTCCCCAAGTTATAATGCGGATGTGGAGTCTTTCCAATATTCTACCCTGATGCATTTCAAGAGGGAGGGTTCTTTAGATTCTTCTTTTAGTTGCCAACCTTCATTCATGGAATCCAAAGGTCAACATGATGCGCATAACCTGTCTACTAACCAACAAGTGGGGAACAAAGACACACCAAATATTTTGTTGGGTAACAGCACTACTGGTGATACTGCAAAAACACCCTGTTCAAGTTCTTTCAACATGTCATGTTCAATGCATCAGATGGAGCACAGTGAACCAAGCACGTTTAAGAATCAGTACCTTGTGGTTCAAGAAGCCTGTGATGAAACTAGCATGATTGCTTATAATTTCATTGGCCGCTTGCTAGAAGAGTTTGCAAAGAGTGAAGGCATAGAGTTAGATTGGTGTGCTAATTTATATCTAAGTAGCAACTGTTCAATTGAAGAAGACCTTCCTG AAGTTGAACAGACTCATATTTGGGCGAAGGgaagtgattcagtaattatTCAAGTTTGTCAGGAGTTAATACCTTCTCTTTCTAAAAG TGGAACAAAGAGACTTCAACAGTTGCTGGGGTTGTGA
- the LOC103492570 gene encoding uncharacterized protein LOC103492570 isoform X3, with translation MDCTWAGLEELTMSNACRWLLGLPTSESRQKYPDHSDFLNKRNLPESLLREDDVFYETVKTRVEGAFGALGAETRHLGICADQILDTCKVGKLVLSCLNDLSTRGLYLLAVVLTENSVQLEKTRWKLKRAIREFLPKVLRRKSQDCHQLEIVKQLSQLLNDSKNFRRRRSTTIHDAVSDVLYGLGDLPTQVLFAMHRKLVGAQFMPQMKRHRHGWGRDRLINLLTKISKKMLSLVGEGDELQESLAKAMAVADLSLKLVPGRHNSSIIEFYPFSPQMKSLHNEIVKAIWCISKRVNFWKLQQVKSLLDPGAKVSHRSLRPRIRRMLIDYLFECSDMDTVPKSLLKALALINADSQIATHSVFSQDEIEEEVECIFSLSAQMKQVVWDLLPNYDFEHDFADAYMEELEESDNDLDEDSCDGLPREDNESRSVYVEGTGESMPANLDHSSVGNTLSPSYNADVESFQYSTLMHFKREGSLDSSFSCQPSFMESKGQHDAHNLSTNQQVGNKDTPNILLGNSTTGDTAKTPCSSSFNMSCSMHQMEHSEPSTFKNQYLVVQEACDETSMIAYNFIGRLLEEFAKSEGIELDWCANLYLSSNCSIEEDLPEVEQTHIWAKGSDSVIIQVCQELIPSLSKSGTKRLQQLLGL, from the exons ATGGATTGTACGTGGGCTGGTTTGGAGGAACTGACTATGTCGAATGCATGCAGATGGCTGCTGGGGCTTCCTACTTCTGAGTCTAGACAAAAGTATCCTGATCATTCAGACTTTTTAAATAAACG AAACCTGCCTGAATCGTTGCTGAGAGAAGATGAT GTTTTTTATGAGACTGTCAAAACAAGAGTTGAAGGAGCGTTTGGAGCGTTAGGTGCTGAAACAAGGCATCTTGGTATTTGTGCTGATCAAATATTAGATACTTGCAAAGTTGGAAAACTCGTCTTGTCGTGTCTCAATGATCTGAGCACCAGGGGACTTTACCTTCTTGCTGTAGTACTTACAGAAAACTCTGTCCAATTGGAAAAGACTCGCTGGAAGCTGAAAAGGGCCATCAGGGAATTTCTTCCAAAAGTTCTGAGAAGGAAAAGTCAAGATTGCCATCAATTGGAAATTGTTAAACAATTGTCTCAACTTCTCAACGACTCAAAAAATTTCCGAAGAAGACGCTCAACAACTATCCATGATGCTGTATCAGATGTACTGTATGGTTTAGGAGACCTGCCCACCCAAGTTCTCTTTGCTATGCATCGAAAGCTTGTAGGTGCTCAGTTTATGCCTCAGATGAAACGTCATAGGCATGGGTGGGGTCGTGATCGTCTGATTAATCTTCTTACAAAGATTAGTAAGAAGATGCTTTCATTGGTTGGTGAAGGAGATGAATTGCAAGAATCACTTGCAAAAGCCATGGCGGTGGCTGATTTATCACTCAAACTAGTACCAGGTCGCCATAATTCGTCCATAATCGAGTTTTATCCCTTCTCACCCCAAATGAAAAGCTTGCACAATGAAATCGTAAAAGCCATATGGTGTATTAGCAAGAGGGTTAACTTTTGGAAGCTCCAACAGGTGAAGTCTTTGTTGGATCCTGGTGCTAAAGTGTCCCATAGGAGTCTAAGACCTCGTATTAGGAGGATGTTAATAGactatctttttgaatgtagtGATATGGACACCGTGCCAAAGTCTCTTTTGAAAGCTTTAGCTTTGATAAATGCAGATTCTCAAATTGCGACACATTCAGTTTTCTCACAAGATGAAATTGAAGAGGAAGTTGAATGTATATTTAGCCTGAGTGCTCAGATGAAACAAGTAGTTTGGGATTTACTACCTAACTATGACTTTGAACATGACTTTGCTGATGCCTATATGGAAGAGTTAGAAGAAAGTGATAATGATCTTGATGAGGATAGCTGTGATGGCCTGCCTCGAGAAGACAATGAATCCCGCTCTGTTTATGTTGAAGGTACGGGGGAATCAATGCCAGCCAATTTGGATCATTCTTCAGTGGGGAATACATTGTCCCCAAGTTATAATGCGGATGTGGAGTCTTTCCAATATTCTACCCTGATGCATTTCAAGAGGGAGGGTTCTTTAGATTCTTCTTTTAGTTGCCAACCTTCATTCATGGAATCCAAAGGTCAACATGATGCGCATAACCTGTCTACTAACCAACAAGTGGGGAACAAAGACACACCAAATATTTTGTTGGGTAACAGCACTACTGGTGATACTGCAAAAACACCCTGTTCAAGTTCTTTCAACATGTCATGTTCAATGCATCAGATGGAGCACAGTGAACCAAGCACGTTTAAGAATCAGTACCTTGTGGTTCAAGAAGCCTGTGATGAAACTAGCATGATTGCTTATAATTTCATTGGCCGCTTGCTAGAAGAGTTTGCAAAGAGTGAAGGCATAGAGTTAGATTGGTGTGCTAATTTATATCTAAGTAGCAACTGTTCAATTGAAGAAGACCTTCCTG AAGTTGAACAGACTCATATTTGGGCGAAGGgaagtgattcagtaattatTCAAGTTTGTCAGGAGTTAATACCTTCTCTTTCTAAAAG TGGAACAAAGAGACTTCAACAGTTGCTGGGGTTGTGA